The Brachyspira aalborgi genome has a segment encoding these proteins:
- a CDS encoding radical SAM protein, producing the protein MKNYKINYNKKHLENIDKAIEKAKLLYDNCVCCGHLCKVNRNENKIGICKIFEDNNHIKVASHNLHFGEEPMLVGKSGSGTIFFSNCNLKCVFCQNYQISHNEIGEIIDIETLVLYFLELEEKGANNINLVSASHVIYPILKALKIALNKELNLPIVYNTNGYDTKELLDCLDGIVDIYLPDLKYLFDDKAIKYSRAENYFNVSIKAIEIMKNQVGDLIVDKNNIAKSGIIIRHLILPNNQSDSYDILIELKERGFLKTTISLMSQYNPEFKAKDFEYINRKLYFKEYDDLINYALDLGFENILSQEMESSETYLPDFTREIPFQF; encoded by the coding sequence ATGAAAAATTATAAAATAAATTATAATAAAAAACATTTGGAAAATATCGACAAAGCGATTGAAAAAGCAAAACTACTTTATGATAATTGCGTTTGCTGCGGACACTTATGTAAAGTAAATAGAAACGAAAATAAAATTGGAATATGCAAAATTTTTGAAGATAATAACCATATAAAAGTCGCTTCTCATAATCTTCATTTTGGAGAAGAGCCTATGTTAGTTGGAAAAAGCGGAAGCGGAACAATATTTTTTTCAAACTGCAATTTAAAATGCGTATTCTGTCAAAATTATCAAATAAGTCATAACGAAATAGGAGAGATAATCGACATTGAAACTTTAGTTTTATATTTTTTAGAACTTGAAGAAAAAGGAGCAAATAATATAAATCTTGTAAGCGCAAGCCATGTAATTTATCCGATATTGAAAGCTTTGAAAATCGCTTTGAATAAAGAACTCAATTTGCCAATCGTTTATAACACTAACGGATACGACACAAAAGAATTATTAGATTGTTTAGACGGAATAGTCGACATTTATTTGCCCGATTTAAAATATTTATTTGACGACAAGGCAATAAAATATTCGAGAGCCGAAAATTATTTTAATGTATCGATTAAAGCTATAGAGATAATGAAAAATCAAGTCGGTGATTTAATTGTAGACAAAAACAACATTGCAAAAAGCGGAATAATAATAAGACATTTAATTTTGCCAAATAATCAATCGGATTCTTACGATATATTGATAGAATTAAAAGAGAGAGGATTTTTAAAAACTACAATTTCACTTATGTCTCAATATAATCCCGAGTTTAAAGCTAAAGATTTTGAATATATAAACAGAAAATTATATTTTAAAGAATATGACGATTTGATTAATTACGCTTTGGATTTGGGATTTGAAAATATTTTATCGCAGGAAATGGAAAGTTCGGAAACTTATTTGCCCGATTTTACGAGAGAAATTCCTTTTCAATTTTGA
- the nusB gene encoding transcription antitermination factor NusB, producing MPASEEIKENNIESLEPKKALKKKVLIKSKDKVKDLDLSNYGYRTQARIYAIMSLYAYEMNKGDMNLEEVLSFDYEDKNINDSIKQFAKELIEGTINNLERIDAIIEKYSKNWDIKRIQYVDKSILRMSIYSLIYLKEKISKPIIINEAVEIAKIFGDKDSYKFVNGILDGIQEEDL from the coding sequence ATGCCTGCGAGCGAAGAAATTAAAGAAAATAATATTGAAAGTTTAGAACCAAAAAAAGCTTTAAAGAAAAAAGTTTTGATTAAATCTAAAGACAAAGTTAAAGATTTAGATTTATCTAATTACGGTTATAGAACTCAAGCGAGAATATACGCTATTATGTCTTTATACGCTTATGAAATGAATAAAGGAGATATGAATCTTGAAGAAGTTTTATCTTTCGATTATGAAGATAAGAATATAAACGATTCTATAAAACAATTTGCAAAAGAACTTATTGAAGGAACTATAAATAATTTGGAGAGAATAGACGCTATTATAGAAAAATATTCTAAAAATTGGGACATAAAGAGAATACAATATGTGGATAAATCAATATTAAGAATGTCAATTTATAGTTTGATTTATTTGAAAGAAAAAATATCAAAACCTATAATTATAAACGAAGCGGTGGAGATAGCGAAAATATTTGGCGATAAAGATTCTTATAAATTTGTTAACGGGATTTTAGATGGCATACAAGAAGAAGACTTATAA
- a CDS encoding glycosyltransferase family 39 protein, whose amino-acid sequence MKNKKSLFNTLFELYYLNIYNKLKTIIKNKIFLISFIFIIFVYIVKIILISFTTLIDDEAYYVLWTNHLPFGFFDHGAGIAYFLKLSLTIFGYNGFGVRIGSVIFSILVSVFLYKFIRNERDENSAIISIILFNIIPFFSGLSLIVTIDTPMFYFIIFSIIAYYKSIFYDKKYFYLSGALIGFSILSKINSVFIIFSILVFILFSSKRREIFLSVEFYLSFLIIIIFCLPFIVYIIDTNFAPIIYIIKRLGKSGSINGTLDFWGTQIGLFSPLFFILFVYLIIKTAVKYIKKETSEKDFYFAFISLIPFLYILQKSFKNKLEANWALFMYAGGLFLVSFFISQNWHKRYIRNLFFGNIIFCMTAISIIIIQYFIPIIPIKGDPTDRYFNYNAIRYDIKDYYKNSMNKDIRIFSLNYQIPSMINFYVKPEKEAVCLNWDTYHPTSFDFWYNDKDFIGNDFYYISTSDNTDLISQYFEECEYITNFQSKRKTLNGKIRLLDNYHIFLCKNYKGRGIDYIYKNEKIKF is encoded by the coding sequence ATGAAAAATAAAAAATCGTTATTTAATACTTTATTTGAATTGTATTATTTAAATATTTACAATAAATTAAAAACAATAATAAAAAATAAAATATTTCTAATTTCTTTTATATTTATAATTTTTGTTTATATCGTAAAAATCATATTAATATCGTTTACTACTTTAATAGACGATGAGGCTTATTATGTTTTATGGACAAATCATTTGCCGTTTGGTTTTTTCGACCATGGAGCGGGAATAGCTTATTTCCTTAAATTAAGTTTAACGATTTTCGGTTATAACGGATTTGGAGTGAGAATAGGAAGCGTTATATTTTCAATTTTGGTTTCCGTATTTTTGTATAAGTTTATAAGAAATGAAAGAGACGAAAACTCCGCTATAATTTCGATAATATTATTTAATATAATCCCATTCTTTTCTGGGCTTTCTTTGATAGTTACGATAGATACTCCAATGTTTTATTTTATTATATTTTCTATAATAGCTTATTACAAAAGTATTTTTTACGATAAGAAATATTTTTATTTGTCGGGAGCTTTAATTGGATTTTCAATATTATCTAAAATAAATTCCGTATTTATAATATTTTCAATTTTAGTTTTTATATTGTTTTCTTCAAAACGAAGGGAAATATTTTTATCAGTAGAATTCTATTTATCATTTTTAATTATAATTATTTTCTGTTTGCCTTTTATAGTTTATATTATTGATACAAATTTTGCTCCCATTATTTATATAATAAAAAGACTTGGCAAATCAGGAAGTATAAACGGGACTTTAGATTTTTGGGGCACTCAAATCGGTTTATTTAGTCCTTTATTTTTTATATTATTCGTCTATTTGATAATTAAAACTGCAGTTAAATATATTAAAAAAGAAACTTCCGAAAAAGATTTTTATTTTGCATTTATATCGTTAATTCCATTTTTATACATATTGCAAAAATCTTTTAAAAATAAACTTGAGGCAAATTGGGCTTTGTTTATGTATGCGGGCGGATTATTTTTAGTTTCGTTTTTTATCTCTCAAAATTGGCATAAAAGATATATAAGAAATTTATTTTTTGGAAATATAATTTTTTGTATGACGGCAATATCTATAATAATTATTCAATATTTTATTCCAATAATTCCTATAAAAGGCGACCCAACTGACAGATATTTTAATTATAACGCTATAAGGTATGATATTAAAGATTATTATAAAAATAGTATGAATAAAGATATTAGAATTTTTTCGCTTAATTATCAAATTCCTTCGATGATTAATTTTTATGTCAAGCCCGAAAAGGAAGCAGTTTGTTTGAATTGGGACACTTATCATCCAACTTCTTTTGATTTTTGGTATAATGATAAAGATTTTATAGGCAATGATTTTTATTATATTTCTACTTCGGATAATACCGATTTAATTTCTCAATATTTTGAAGAGTGCGAATATATTACAAATTTTCAATCGAAGCGAAAAACATT
- a CDS encoding tetratricopeptide repeat protein, with protein MAYKKKTYNKLLSKYKNLKIIVFILCVGALGIISIISLNVAIVQGKIRLNSKIIDEYTLAEEYYNNKDYGKAKSILKKEINSTIDPKKEYDANILLGKIYNETGDYLNAINLFNNMTNSLYLDERLKYNMAISYLKSEMPEQALYYLEQTLTVNSNYIPTLLTLGQFYMDRDLPRLAKGYYERVLRLEENDEAMFYVGIIALNEGLQTVAYDTLNKLVRTSKGEYADKAAGILGDFYVISGDTDSAIEMYLKSLANSKMQSDSAGRLVRVYQQTEDYDSIKKVYEQILEQNPYDVETILSLGELYEKENAYDKAIKYYLRLTKIKNYENTYEAVGMLANAYYKGAMLKEAEANYKKILIVDKKDDLYITALERLGDITYRKKSYFESLKYYQQVFAIETNNLIFMPRLGELELYFGNSDRGIRLLENSIKAEVGNAFPSRTLAIYYESIGNNNEAINYYNYTLSKYPKDRESIYRGGILYYKTKNYEKAKESLLIAANDENNTTLVRETAWVTLCSMMEEISSYNDASIYYRQLIEMSPKVENYKLYGAFSYRRLQYNDAIYSYNEALNIATDKKDMFEINLALGKCYYRMNELDNAEESYRNALSYNGGDSQAKEGLKQVMSKKKLIYNK; from the coding sequence ATGGCATACAAGAAGAAGACTTATAATAAATTATTGTCAAAATACAAAAACCTGAAAATCATTGTATTTATTTTATGCGTAGGAGCTTTAGGCATTATATCTATTATTTCTTTAAATGTCGCTATAGTTCAAGGAAAGATAAGATTAAATTCAAAAATTATAGACGAATATACTTTAGCCGAAGAATATTATAATAATAAAGATTACGGAAAAGCTAAATCAATTTTGAAAAAAGAGATTAATTCTACTATCGACCCGAAAAAAGAATACGACGCGAATATACTTCTTGGAAAAATCTATAACGAAACGGGCGATTATTTAAATGCTATAAATCTATTTAATAATATGACTAATTCGTTGTATTTGGACGAAAGATTAAAATATAATATGGCAATATCCTATTTGAAAAGCGAAATGCCCGAACAGGCTTTATATTATTTGGAGCAAACTTTAACCGTAAACTCGAATTATATCCCTACCCTACTTACTTTGGGACAATTTTATATGGATAGAGATTTGCCTCGTTTGGCTAAAGGTTATTACGAAAGAGTTTTGAGATTGGAAGAAAATGACGAAGCTATGTTTTATGTCGGAATAATCGCTTTAAACGAAGGGTTGCAAACGGTAGCTTACGACACTTTAAATAAACTTGTTAGAACGAGCAAAGGAGAATATGCGGACAAAGCGGCAGGTATTTTGGGAGACTTTTATGTAATATCGGGCGACACCGACAGCGCTATAGAAATGTATTTGAAAAGTTTGGCTAACTCAAAAATGCAATCGGACTCGGCGGGCAGACTCGTTAGAGTTTATCAGCAGACGGAAGATTACGATTCCATAAAAAAAGTTTACGAGCAAATTTTGGAACAGAATCCTTACGATGTCGAAACGATTTTATCTCTCGGAGAATTATACGAAAAAGAAAACGCTTACGATAAGGCGATTAAATATTATTTGAGATTAACAAAGATTAAAAATTACGAAAATACTTACGAAGCGGTTGGAATGCTCGCAAACGCTTATTATAAAGGTGCGATGTTAAAAGAAGCGGAAGCGAATTATAAAAAAATATTGATAGTCGACAAAAAAGACGATTTATATATAACGGCTTTGGAAAGACTCGGAGACATAACTTACAGAAAAAAATCTTATTTTGAATCTTTGAAATATTATCAGCAGGTTTTTGCTATTGAAACGAATAATTTAATTTTCATGCCTCGACTAGGAGAATTGGAATTATATTTTGGCAACTCCGACAGAGGAATTAGATTGCTTGAAAATTCTATTAAAGCGGAAGTTGGAAACGCTTTTCCGAGTAGAACTTTGGCTATTTATTATGAATCGATAGGAAATAATAACGAAGCTATAAATTATTATAATTATACTTTGTCGAAATATCCTAAAGATAGAGAAAGCATTTATAGAGGCGGAATTCTTTATTATAAAACAAAAAATTACGAAAAGGCAAAAGAATCTCTATTAATTGCGGCAAACGATGAAAATAATACTACTTTAGTTAGAGAAACCGCTTGGGTGACTTTATGTTCTATGATGGAAGAAATATCTTCGTATAATGACGCTTCAATTTATTATAGACAATTAATAGAAATGTCGCCTAAAGTTGAAAATTACAAACTTTACGGAGCGTTTTCATACAGAAGACTTCAATATAATGACGCTATATATTCCTACAACGAAGCATTAAATATAGCGACAGATAAAAAAGATATGTTTGAAATAAATTTAGCTTTAGGAAAATGCTATTATAGAATGAATGAACTTGATAATGCAGAAGAAAGTTATAGAAACGCTTTAAGTTATAACGGCGGAGATTCTCAGGCAAAAGAAGGTTTAAAGCAAGTTATGTCAAAAAAGAAGTTGATATATAATAAATAA
- the murB gene encoding UDP-N-acetylmuramate dehydrogenase: MNKSLNSVLHKKNISLKKYNNFKIEAKALNFYIPENINGFISLLKYLNDIKKKYIILGGGSNILFVDEIVEIPIIYTGFFSRIEIYSDGILGYSGAKIIDLIKCAYKNSLSGLEFLFGLPGTVGGAAYMNARCYEHSISEFIETVGIIDDNFEYNHIGIEDCDYHYKKSVFQNKNYIIIDVKFKLNKKEKKLIKPEMNKYLNDRKKKNQFKYPSAGSVFLNDYKTNMIAGKIIDSINMRGVKLGGAMVSPYHANFIVNYKNATGRDIFLLMKKVKEEVYNQKGILLKPEVKIISNDNEKL; this comes from the coding sequence ATGAATAAATCTTTAAACTCCGTATTGCATAAAAAAAATATTTCTTTGAAAAAATATAATAATTTTAAAATTGAAGCGAAAGCTTTAAATTTTTATATTCCCGAAAATATAAACGGATTTATAAGTTTGCTTAAATATTTAAACGACATTAAAAAAAAATATATTATTTTAGGAGGCGGAAGCAATATATTATTTGTTGATGAAATTGTAGAAATTCCAATAATATATACGGGATTTTTTAGCAGAATAGAAATTTATTCGGACGGAATTTTAGGATATTCGGGAGCGAAAATTATTGATTTAATTAAATGCGCTTATAAAAATTCTTTAAGCGGTTTGGAATTTTTATTTGGATTGCCTGGAACAGTCGGCGGAGCGGCTTATATGAATGCAAGATGTTATGAGCATTCTATTTCGGAATTTATTGAAACCGTTGGAATAATAGACGATAATTTTGAATATAATCATATTGGAATTGAAGATTGCGATTATCATTATAAAAAAAGCGTTTTTCAAAATAAAAATTATATTATTATAGATGTAAAATTTAAATTAAATAAAAAAGAGAAAAAATTAATAAAGCCCGAAATGAATAAATATTTAAATGACAGAAAGAAAAAAAATCAATTTAAATATCCTTCGGCGGGAAGCGTATTTTTAAACGATTATAAAACTAATATGATAGCGGGAAAAATTATAGATTCTATTAATATGCGCGGAGTAAAATTAGGCGGCGCTATGGTTTCGCCATATCATGCGAATTTTATAGTTAATTATAAAAACGCTACGGGACGAGATATTTTTTTATTAATGAAAAAAGTTAAAGAAGAAGTTTATAATCAAAAAGGAATTTTATTAAAACCCGAAGTAAAAATAATAAGCAATGACAATGAAAAATTATAA